From the genome of Desulfuromonas acetoxidans DSM 684:
CTTTATTGGCTCTGCACCAGATCAATTTAATTGTCCAAATGAATCCTGTCTTTACGGCTGAAGTAAAAGAATATTCTAACAAGATAACTGAGGTAATTGGCATTGCCGATGGTGGCAACCTTATTCTGAAATTGCCCAGACGGCTTACCGAGGACGAGAAGAACACACTGAATGGACACTTGCTTGGAACCCACCGTAATTGTTGTGCCAAGGCCCTTGGTCTACTTCTTATGAATGAGGGATGCTCTCTCCAGGAACTCATGTTGAAAACCCAACGTTCAAGGAGAACAATTTTTCGATGGCATGAAAGGTTTGAGAAGGAAGGAATTTCTATCGTCAAGGTTAAATACGAGTCTCAGGCAATGATTGAGAAGAGGAACTTGGAGAGGGTTAGAGTTGTCGATATCCTCCATTCACCACCAATGACCTTTGACATCAATCGCTCTAACTGGACGTTGCCATCCATCATTCAGGCATATGAAAAGCTTTACGGCGAACACCTTGCAAAAGGAGCTTTAAAGCGAGTTATTAAGGACGCTCGTTATACATGGAAGCGTGCTAGAACAATGCTGACCAGCAATGATCCGCTTTACCGCCAGAAGGTGAAAACACTTATCACTGTCTTGCATTGCTTGACGCCCAATGATGCCTTTTTCTTCATCGACGAAGCTGGGCCTTGGAAAGTGAAAAAATATGGTGGAAAAGTCTTAACTGCACCAGATCAGGTTAGAACTATTCCAGAGTACCAACCAGACAAAGGGGCTGTCTATTTGATCGCCGCTTTGGAGGCCCAGACAAACCAAGTGATTTATCAGTACATCAAGGGTAAGACGGCCTCAGCTATTGTTGCGTTGCTTCAGGAGCTTCATGAACGCTACAGCGCTTATTCTCGCCTCTGCCTGACATGGGACTCGCTTTCAAGCCACAGCGCTAAAGAGGTCAACGAGTGGATTGAAACGGCAAACGCGAATTCAAAACGGGACTCTACCCCGAAGGTAAACGTTTACCCGTTACCATCTAATGCCCAGTTCCTCAATGTTGTTGAATCAACCTTCAGGAATATTAGAAAGGCCGTCATATACAATAGTGATTATCAATCAGTTGAAGAGATGCAGAGAGCAATCTCCAGGTATCTCAACGAGAGAAACGCGTATTTCCTTGAGAATCCAAGGCGCGCCGGAAATAAGATATGGGACAAAGAGCTGTTCACGCCGGACGATCTCCCTGGAGGCCTGTTCCGGAGGATGTGAATGAGATCTCTATGTTCAAACAACCATGAGGCTAAAAATGAAGAATAGATATGAAGTTGAAGGCAAGATAAGAAATTTACTTGGCACGGTGACACCATATGAATCCTTATCGATCTTAAACGATATGTCGAAAGAAATACTGAGATCGGTTGGGGAGAGTGGCCCACTCGCTGGAATTCCTGTCTATCCGAGAATTCTAAACCGTAAGGGATCTAAGAGCATAATTGACAAGGATCCAGAGATGAAAAAATATATACTTGGCTTAACTGAAACAACGACAATTGCAGCTCTCAGAAATAAATTGATCAGTTTATTTGGGAAAGAACGAGTGCCTTCAAAAAGCGCTCTGCATAGGTATTTGGCAAAGCTTGAAGGGAGAGCTTAAACTGGCCATTTTAAAGGTCT
Proteins encoded in this window:
- a CDS encoding IS630 family transposase; the protein is MAEDIKEYLVFQTLRDVPVYNRIRAQNRYAVIKAFEKFLRKERQRLKKDFRIKAAQIKFAEESGISLRTLYRWIKAHRKKGLRGLVPNFGKLKKDEKNRKAITALVPDPGKTLSAKIEINLKNPLLALHQINLIVQMNPVFTAEVKEYSNKITEVIGIADGGNLILKLPRRLTEDEKNTLNGHLLGTHRNCCAKALGLLLMNEGCSLQELMLKTQRSRRTIFRWHERFEKEGISIVKVKYESQAMIEKRNLERVRVVDILHSPPMTFDINRSNWTLPSIIQAYEKLYGEHLAKGALKRVIKDARYTWKRARTMLTSNDPLYRQKVKTLITVLHCLTPNDAFFFIDEAGPWKVKKYGGKVLTAPDQVRTIPEYQPDKGAVYLIAALEAQTNQVIYQYIKGKTASAIVALLQELHERYSAYSRLCLTWDSLSSHSAKEVNEWIETANANSKRDSTPKVNVYPLPSNAQFLNVVESTFRNIRKAVIYNSDYQSVEEMQRAISRYLNERNAYFLENPRRAGNKIWDKELFTPDDLPGGLFRRM